Proteins from one Desulfonema limicola genomic window:
- a CDS encoding glutaredoxin family protein has translation MPKVKIYSLSTCSHCRATKQFLSDCTVKYSFVDVDLLEGEERKSIIEDIKKLNPRCSFPTIIIGDKVIVGYKEKEIKEALGL, from the coding sequence ATGCCCAAAGTTAAAATTTATTCCCTGAGTACATGCAGCCATTGCAGGGCTACAAAACAATTTTTATCTGATTGTACAGTAAAATATAGTTTTGTTGATGTTGATCTGCTGGAAGGTGAAGAGCGTAAATCCATTATTGAAGATATAAAAAAACTTAATCCCAGATGCTCTTTTCCCACAATAATTATAGGTGATAAGGTAATAGTCGGATATAAGGAAAAAGAAATAAAGGAGGCACTGGGATTATAA
- the ispE gene encoding 4-(cytidine 5'-diphospho)-2-C-methyl-D-erythritol kinase, with amino-acid sequence MKNIKPYLLKQDTRFMELLCPAKLNLFLHVTEKRLDGYHNLISLMCLISLYDKISITFDTCETKMVCNYPGVPEDHTNLAWKAAELFLRKADIRENFEIVIEKKIPAGAGLGGGSSNAGSVLMAFNSYYGNIFSSSKLMDMGLSLGADVPFFIFQKPAIATGIGEKLEACKGIEHFYVVLIAFDFIVSTANVYKNLKLGLTKCKNIIKSSSFKEQGFNLEQHLCNDLEMVTASDYPDINAAKKALLDHDARGVLMSGSGPSVFGLFPDLYQAEKAVKSLSKNERWTLYLADLII; translated from the coding sequence TTGAAAAATATTAAACCATATTTATTAAAACAAGATACCAGGTTCATGGAACTGCTTTGCCCTGCAAAGCTCAACCTGTTTCTTCATGTAACAGAAAAAAGACTGGATGGATATCATAACCTTATAAGCCTTATGTGTCTTATATCCTTGTATGACAAAATATCAATAACCTTTGATACTTGTGAAACAAAGATGGTGTGTAATTATCCAGGAGTTCCTGAAGATCATACAAACCTTGCATGGAAGGCTGCTGAACTTTTTTTAAGAAAAGCAGATATCCGGGAAAATTTTGAAATTGTTATTGAAAAAAAAATTCCCGCAGGAGCTGGACTAGGAGGCGGAAGCAGTAATGCAGGTTCTGTGCTTATGGCTTTTAATAGTTATTATGGGAATATATTTTCTTCCAGCAAATTAATGGATATGGGACTTTCTCTTGGAGCTGATGTTCCTTTTTTTATATTTCAAAAGCCTGCCATTGCAACAGGAATTGGTGAAAAACTTGAAGCCTGTAAGGGGATAGAGCATTTTTATGTTGTATTAATTGCCTTTGATTTTATTGTTTCAACTGCAAATGTGTATAAAAATCTTAAATTAGGATTGACAAAATGTAAAAATATAATTAAAAGTTCTTCCTTTAAAGAGCAGGGTTTTAATTTAGAGCAACATTTATGCAATGATCTTGAAATGGTTACTGCATCAGATTATCCTGACATCAATGCTGCAAAAAAAGCTCTTTTGGATCATGATGCAAGAGGTGTTCTTATGTCAGGAAGCGGTCCCAGTGTTTTTGGTCTTTTTCCTGATTTGTATCAGGCTGAAAAAGCGGTAAAGTCTTTATCAAAAAATGAAAGGTGGACGCTTTATCTTGCAGATTTAATAATTTAA
- the rsxC gene encoding electron transport complex subunit RsxC — MGFIFKGFGSSGTFAHGVHPPERKGFSDGAPIEVIPPPKKVMLPLLQHVGAPAKPAVKPKTDVVLGDKIAEPGGFVSTAHHATISGKVMKTGIVTLTNGRHVPAIPIKAGNEEQLSGQALWEDIFGGEWPRDVDNYSSKEIVDAISAAGIVGLGGAAFPTHVKFVPNEKKPVHTVLVNACECEPYLTADYRMMLEASAPIITGALLAGRAANTKNIIIGIEDNKPKAVEVMKKAAAGTGITIAVLKTKYPQGSEKQLIMAVTGKEVPLGGLPLDVGIAVSNVSTVAAIARAVVRKKPLTHRVVTVTGAGIKNPKNLLVPIGISIGELIEYCGGLTKDAARLISGGPMMGFAFANLDAPVTKGTSGITVLTHKDVQKEDETNCVRCGRCVDVCPMNLVPTKLALASRHKDIELAERYNIMACFECGSCAYACPASLPIVQLVRTGKAVVIAASKK, encoded by the coding sequence ATGGGTTTTATTTTTAAAGGATTTGGAAGCAGCGGAACATTTGCACATGGTGTGCATCCACCTGAGAGAAAGGGTTTTTCCGATGGTGCTCCCATTGAGGTGATTCCGCCGCCCAAAAAGGTAATGCTGCCTTTACTGCAGCATGTTGGCGCTCCTGCCAAACCGGCAGTAAAACCGAAAACTGATGTTGTTTTAGGGGATAAGATTGCAGAACCAGGCGGTTTTGTATCTACTGCCCATCATGCAACTATTTCAGGCAAGGTAATGAAAACCGGTATAGTAACACTGACAAATGGCAGGCATGTTCCAGCTATTCCAATCAAGGCTGGAAACGAAGAACAATTAAGCGGACAGGCTTTATGGGAAGATATTTTTGGAGGAGAATGGCCCCGTGATGTTGACAATTATTCTTCCAAAGAAATTGTGGATGCAATCAGTGCAGCCGGTATTGTCGGGCTGGGCGGAGCTGCATTTCCCACCCATGTAAAATTTGTACCTAATGAAAAAAAGCCTGTTCATACGGTTTTAGTCAATGCGTGTGAGTGTGAACCTTATCTTACAGCAGATTACAGGATGATGCTGGAAGCATCGGCTCCTATTATAACAGGAGCTTTGCTGGCCGGCCGTGCTGCAAATACAAAAAACATAATCATAGGCATTGAGGATAATAAACCCAAAGCTGTTGAGGTTATGAAAAAAGCTGCTGCTGGAACAGGGATTACTATTGCAGTTCTTAAAACCAAATATCCTCAGGGCAGTGAAAAACAGCTTATTATGGCTGTTACAGGCAAGGAAGTGCCCCTGGGAGGCCTGCCTCTGGATGTTGGTATTGCTGTAAGCAATGTAAGCACTGTTGCTGCAATTGCCCGTGCAGTTGTCAGGAAAAAGCCTTTGACCCACCGGGTGGTTACTGTAACAGGAGCAGGGATTAAAAATCCCAAGAATCTTCTGGTCCCCATTGGCATAAGTATCGGCGAATTAATAGAATACTGCGGAGGTCTTACAAAAGACGCAGCCAGACTGATTTCAGGCGGGCCTATGATGGGTTTTGCATTTGCAAACCTTGATGCCCCTGTAACTAAAGGCACAAGCGGTATTACTGTTTTGACCCATAAGGATGTACAAAAGGAAGATGAAACCAATTGTGTCAGATGCGGACGGTGTGTGGATGTATGCCCCATGAACCTTGTTCCCACCAAACTGGCACTGGCTTCAAGGCATAAAGACATTGAACTGGCTGAACGATATAATATTATGGCCTGTTTTGAATGCGGCTCATGTGCCTATGCCTGCCCTGCAAGTCTCCCTATTGTTCAATTGGTCAGAACAGGCAAGGCTGTGGTTATTGCTGCAAGCAAGAAATAA
- the serA gene encoding phosphoglycerate dehydrogenase: protein MKVLVSDNLGEIGIQMFQEAEGIEVDVKTGLAPEELKSIIGDYDALVIRSATKVTEDLLEKGTRLKVVGRAGIGLDNVDIPAASKHGVVVMNTPTGNVVTTAEHAIAMMLSLSRNIPRGTSTLKDGKWEKKKLQGREIFNKILGVIGFGKIGSIVADRARGLKMQVIVHDPFVTPERIEKAGFESVSMEELYKRADYITVHVPKLKDTLGFLNKSAFNQMKDGVMLINCARGGIVNEADLYEAMKSGKVAGAALDVFETEPPENSPLFELDNFICTPHLGASTKEAQTNVAVAVAQQIIDYLQTGTIVNAVNVPSVTGELLEKLGPFLSLGDRMGCLMSQLICGPLKQLTIEYMGDFQGMDLAPVSTAIIKGLLAPMVKDMVNSVNAPLMAKERGIKISETTSADAEDYLNLIRVYAETTEMNTTLAGTVFGKNDPRIVKINNFRLEMIPHGHSAIIHNQDKPGAIGSIGMCLGKNNINIGRMLVGQEDEGDRNIIFLRTDTSIPDSVVEELRNLPLVNTVIPLEL from the coding sequence ATGAAAGTTTTGGTAAGTGATAATCTTGGCGAGATCGGTATCCAGATGTTTCAAGAAGCAGAAGGCATTGAGGTTGATGTTAAGACAGGGCTTGCACCTGAAGAATTAAAATCCATTATTGGAGACTATGATGCTCTGGTTATAAGAAGTGCTACAAAGGTAACAGAAGACCTGCTGGAAAAAGGAACCAGATTAAAGGTTGTGGGCCGTGCAGGAATCGGTCTGGACAATGTTGATATACCTGCTGCATCCAAGCATGGTGTTGTAGTGATGAATACACCTACCGGCAATGTTGTTACTACTGCAGAACACGCTATTGCAATGATGCTGTCTCTTTCACGCAATATTCCCAGAGGGACTTCAACACTGAAAGATGGAAAATGGGAAAAGAAAAAACTGCAGGGCAGGGAGATATTTAACAAAATTCTTGGAGTCATAGGTTTTGGGAAAATAGGCTCTATTGTTGCTGACAGGGCAAGGGGTCTGAAGATGCAGGTTATTGTCCACGATCCTTTTGTTACTCCTGAACGTATTGAAAAAGCAGGGTTTGAAAGCGTTTCAATGGAGGAGCTTTATAAAAGAGCTGATTATATTACTGTTCATGTTCCCAAACTTAAAGATACCCTGGGTTTTTTAAACAAATCTGCTTTTAATCAAATGAAAGACGGTGTAATGCTGATTAATTGTGCCCGCGGCGGAATTGTTAATGAAGCAGATCTTTATGAAGCCATGAAATCAGGAAAGGTTGCAGGAGCAGCCCTTGATGTTTTTGAAACAGAACCTCCTGAAAACTCACCCCTTTTTGAGCTGGATAATTTTATCTGCACACCCCATTTGGGAGCATCAACCAAAGAGGCCCAGACCAATGTTGCTGTAGCAGTTGCCCAGCAGATTATTGATTATCTTCAGACAGGAACAATTGTTAATGCAGTAAATGTTCCTTCAGTTACAGGTGAACTGCTGGAAAAATTAGGGCCTTTTCTTTCTCTGGGTGACCGCATGGGATGCCTTATGTCCCAGCTTATCTGCGGACCTTTGAAACAATTGACCATAGAATATATGGGAGATTTTCAGGGCATGGATTTAGCTCCTGTTTCTACTGCCATAATCAAGGGCCTGCTTGCTCCAATGGTAAAAGATATGGTTAATTCTGTAAATGCTCCTCTTATGGCAAAGGAACGGGGAATTAAGATTTCTGAAACCACCAGTGCAGATGCTGAAGATTACCTCAATCTTATAAGGGTTTATGCTGAAACTACTGAAATGAATACAACCCTGGCAGGAACAGTATTTGGCAAAAATGACCCAAGAATTGTTAAAATAAATAATTTCCGTCTTGAAATGATTCCCCATGGACATTCCGCAATTATCCACAATCAGGACAAACCCGGAGCTATCGGCAGTATTGGAATGTGCCTTGGGAAAAATAATATTAATATAGGAAGAATGCTGGTAGGCCAGGAAGATGAGGGGGATAGAAATATTATTTTCTTGAGAACAGATACATCAATCCCTGATTCAGTAGTTGAAGAACTGCGTAACCTTCCTTTGGTTAATACAGTAATTCCTTTGGAATTATAA
- a CDS encoding RnfABCDGE type electron transport complex subunit D — protein MANDIQQAEVVETLHATSLRVQDAPVIHVAPSPHLSNTDQTTRTMMRDVLIALSPVVAVAVYVFKMYAVTQLAVCVISCLAAEMLFTGMRGRKASLCDYSAAVTGIILAMSLPGTAPWYVGIIASFTAIGIGKIIFGGLGMNIFNPAMVGRAFVMIAFASALGASGYQDAKSAVDAITQATPMDAFKQGGVIVPLSSLFWGTTNGSLGETSAIACLIGGLYLCIRRTASWEIPAGVIGTVIVLGGIANLLNPESQWTVLHHLLGGALLFGAFFIATDPVTSPLTPKGKLIFGAGTGAFIMLLRIFSGYPEGVMFAVLIMNSLTPLINRWTVPRPLGGK, from the coding sequence ATGGCAAACGATATACAACAAGCGGAAGTAGTAGAGACGTTGCATGCAACGTCTCTACGGGTGCAGGATGCTCCTGTTATTCATGTAGCTCCATCGCCGCATCTTTCCAATACAGATCAGACCACAAGAACAATGATGCGCGATGTTCTTATTGCTCTATCTCCAGTAGTTGCTGTGGCTGTATATGTATTTAAAATGTATGCAGTTACTCAACTGGCTGTCTGTGTGATAAGCTGTCTTGCAGCAGAGATGCTTTTTACAGGTATGCGGGGCAGGAAAGCCAGTTTATGCGATTATTCGGCAGCGGTTACAGGCATTATTCTTGCCATGTCCCTGCCTGGAACAGCACCCTGGTATGTGGGCATAATTGCCTCATTTACGGCCATTGGAATCGGCAAGATCATTTTCGGCGGCCTCGGCATGAACATATTCAACCCGGCAATGGTAGGCCGTGCCTTTGTCATGATTGCATTTGCAAGCGCTCTGGGTGCATCCGGTTACCAGGATGCAAAAAGTGCAGTTGATGCCATTACCCAGGCAACACCAATGGATGCCTTCAAACAGGGCGGAGTAATTGTTCCTCTCTCATCCCTGTTCTGGGGAACAACAAACGGTTCTCTGGGTGAAACCAGTGCCATAGCCTGTCTTATCGGAGGGCTGTATCTTTGCATCAGGCGGACAGCATCCTGGGAAATTCCAGCAGGTGTTATAGGTACTGTAATTGTACTGGGCGGCATTGCAAATCTGCTCAACCCTGAATCCCAGTGGACAGTACTCCATCACCTTTTAGGCGGTGCGCTTCTTTTTGGTGCATTTTTCATTGCAACAGATCCGGTTACAAGCCCGCTGACACCCAAAGGCAAACTGATTTTCGGAGCAGGCACAGGTGCCTTCATAATGCTGCTGCGTATATTCAGCGGATATCCTGAAGGCGTTATGTTTGCGGTACTGATTATGAACTCTCTGACACCATTGATTAACCGTTGGACAGTTCCCAGACCGTTAGGGGGGAAATAA
- a CDS encoding DegQ family serine endoprotease translates to MKTSHRFNSFIIINCMAAALFIVLLNFPVSNTEAKFLNTPESFSELAEKASPVVVNIRTEKTVKGGGRVFRHFGGSPFGKEDPFDFFEKFFGGDQNKDFKQRSLGSGFIIDKEGHIVTNNHVIEGADEIKVRLNNDDEYDAEIVGRDPNTDIALIKVKSNTDLPVSKMGDSDALKVGQWVLAIGSPFGLEHTVTAGIVSAKGRVIGSGPYDDFIQTDASINPGNSGGPLINMDGEVVGINTAIIASGQGIGFAVPINLARGIIEQLKKSGEVTRGWLGVAIQDISSEIAEYYGVEDKKGVLVTEIFNGDPADNAGIQAKDIIVSVNGQNVETTRDLTRLIAAISVGNTADILVLRNGKEKKFKVKIAKREDSQLVSGVYQNNNTDDLGIQVSELSPEISRQFNIKQTEGIIVTDVDNDSKGAQAGIMAGDIIKEINHEPVRSIDDYTNAVNKIKSGEPVHMFIQRMNRGFLVIKLIK, encoded by the coding sequence ATGAAAACATCACACAGGTTTAATAGTTTTATAATAATAAATTGTATGGCGGCAGCATTATTTATTGTGTTATTGAATTTTCCAGTTTCCAATACTGAGGCAAAATTTCTGAATACCCCTGAAAGCTTCAGCGAACTTGCTGAAAAAGCCAGTCCTGTTGTTGTTAATATCAGAACAGAAAAAACTGTTAAAGGCGGAGGCCGTGTATTTCGTCATTTTGGGGGCAGTCCTTTTGGAAAAGAAGATCCTTTTGATTTTTTTGAAAAATTCTTTGGCGGAGATCAGAATAAAGATTTTAAACAGCGCAGTCTGGGTTCAGGCTTTATTATTGACAAAGAAGGTCATATTGTTACCAATAACCATGTAATTGAAGGTGCTGATGAAATTAAGGTAAGGCTGAACAATGATGATGAATATGATGCTGAGATTGTAGGACGTGATCCTAATACAGATATTGCTCTTATTAAAGTAAAATCAAACACAGACCTGCCTGTTTCAAAAATGGGGGATTCGGATGCTTTAAAAGTGGGCCAGTGGGTTTTAGCTATTGGAAGTCCTTTTGGCCTGGAGCATACTGTTACTGCTGGAATTGTCAGTGCAAAAGGCAGGGTGATAGGTTCAGGGCCTTATGATGATTTTATTCAAACCGATGCTTCAATCAATCCAGGAAACAGCGGCGGCCCCCTTATTAATATGGACGGCGAGGTTGTGGGTATTAACACGGCAATTATTGCCAGCGGCCAGGGTATAGGATTTGCTGTTCCCATTAATCTTGCCAGGGGAATTATTGAACAATTGAAAAAAAGCGGGGAAGTAACCAGGGGCTGGCTTGGTGTTGCCATTCAGGACATTAGTTCCGAGATTGCTGAATATTACGGGGTTGAAGATAAAAAAGGCGTACTTGTAACAGAAATTTTTAACGGAGATCCTGCTGATAACGCAGGGATTCAGGCAAAAGATATTATAGTTTCCGTAAACGGTCAGAATGTAGAAACAACAAGAGATCTGACACGTTTGATTGCAGCTATAAGTGTTGGTAACACAGCAGATATTCTTGTGCTTCGTAATGGAAAAGAAAAAAAATTCAAGGTTAAAATTGCCAAACGAGAAGACAGTCAGCTTGTTTCAGGAGTATATCAGAACAACAATACAGATGATCTTGGAATCCAGGTTTCAGAGCTGAGTCCTGAAATTTCACGCCAGTTTAATATTAAACAGACTGAAGGTATTATTGTTACAGATGTGGATAATGACAGCAAAGGTGCGCAAGCCGGTATTATGGCAGGAGATATTATTAAAGAAATCAACCATGAACCTGTTAGAAGCATTGATGATTATACAAATGCTGTGAACAAAATTAAATCAGGAGAGCCTGTTCATATGTTTATTCAGCGCATGAACAGGGGATTTCTTGTAATTAAATTGATAAAATAA
- a CDS encoding NAD(P)-dependent oxidoreductase — protein sequence MIKIESKKTAAGWIGTGTMGLHMCRHIMEKGFKTAVYTRTKSKAQELIDKGALWAETPKELALISDVIFTMVGFPEDVRQVYMGTNGIFEGAKKGSILIDMTTTLPSLALEIYEKAQKKGIHAVDAPVSGGDVGARNAALSIMAGGDKEVIQNIMPLFETMGKKIVYQGGPGTGQHTKMCNQIMIAGTMIGMCESLLYGYRAGLDMEVMLSSISGGAAACWALDNLAPRILNHEFDTGFFVEHFVKDMGIALQEADKMNISLPGLALVNQLYKSVVANKGKRLGTQALMLTLEKMSNLEFS from the coding sequence ATGATTAAAATTGAATCTAAAAAAACAGCAGCAGGATGGATTGGAACTGGTACCATGGGCCTGCATATGTGCCGCCATATTATGGAAAAGGGATTTAAAACTGCAGTCTATACCCGAACAAAATCAAAAGCACAGGAACTTATTGATAAAGGAGCATTATGGGCAGAAACACCAAAGGAACTTGCACTTATTTCAGATGTAATTTTTACAATGGTGGGGTTTCCTGAAGATGTGCGCCAGGTTTATATGGGAACTAATGGAATCTTTGAAGGAGCAAAAAAAGGCAGTATATTAATAGATATGACCACCACCCTGCCCAGCCTTGCATTAGAAATATATGAAAAAGCACAAAAAAAGGGAATCCATGCTGTTGATGCTCCAGTATCAGGAGGCGATGTGGGTGCCAGGAATGCCGCATTATCCATAATGGCAGGAGGAGATAAAGAAGTTATACAAAATATTATGCCTTTGTTTGAAACCATGGGAAAAAAAATTGTTTATCAAGGAGGCCCTGGAACTGGTCAACATACAAAAATGTGCAACCAGATTATGATTGCAGGAACCATGATTGGTATGTGTGAATCACTTTTATATGGATACAGGGCAGGACTTGACATGGAGGTAATGCTGTCAAGTATTTCAGGCGGAGCAGCAGCCTGCTGGGCACTGGACAACCTTGCCCCCCGCATATTAAATCATGAGTTTGATACAGGTTTTTTTGTAGAACATTTTGTAAAAGACATGGGCATAGCCCTTCAAGAAGCTGATAAAATGAATATTTCCCTTCCAGGCCTGGCTTTGGTAAATCAATTATACAAATCTGTGGTAGCAAACAAAGGCAAACGTCTGGGAACCCAGGCTCTTATGCTCACCCTGGAAAAGATGAGCAATCTTGAGTTTTCATAA
- a CDS encoding DUF1844 domain-containing protein, with protein sequence MSEDNNRDKSAEQVKKDYTSASSGGKDSQLPKLDFAMFIFSLNSSALVSLGVLDDPATGKTEKNISAAKQTIDILGMLEEKTRGNLTKQEDEMLKHILYDLRMIYVRERG encoded by the coding sequence ATGTCAGAAGATAATAATAGGGACAAATCAGCAGAACAGGTAAAAAAAGACTATACATCTGCATCCTCAGGCGGAAAAGACAGCCAGCTTCCCAAGCTTGATTTTGCCATGTTTATTTTTTCATTAAATTCTTCTGCACTGGTAAGTTTAGGTGTTTTAGATGACCCTGCAACAGGAAAAACCGAAAAAAATATATCTGCTGCAAAGCAAACCATTGATATTCTTGGAATGCTTGAGGAAAAGACACGAGGTAACCTTACAAAGCAGGAAGATGAGATGCTTAAACATATCTTGTATGATCTGAGAATGATTTATGTCAGGGAAAGAGGTTAA
- a CDS encoding FMN-binding protein, whose protein sequence is MKPIQPMEPMPLGTLERIKNNNIIQAWLVLILALLFGSSLAGIQITLGPKIEENKINETREKVPELILGKEAALKMTEAGQSLNVMPHSFVVEKPGRKAAYNVYEALDTKKNRLGWVVKAKGQGYADKIELLFGLDAAVEKITGVFVLEQKETPGLGNKIVTDEWRGQYIGKSTAKPVGVIKGGGAGSDDINAITGATISSKAVTDIINSAIADIKGPLAEKAKGGK, encoded by the coding sequence ATGAAACCAATACAACCTATGGAACCCATGCCGCTCGGCACACTTGAGCGGATTAAAAATAACAATATTATTCAAGCCTGGCTGGTACTTATACTTGCCCTGCTTTTTGGTTCTTCTCTGGCCGGGATTCAGATTACCCTGGGACCTAAGATTGAAGAAAACAAGATAAATGAAACCCGTGAAAAAGTTCCTGAACTGATACTGGGAAAAGAAGCAGCTTTGAAAATGACTGAAGCAGGCCAGTCGTTAAATGTTATGCCCCATTCTTTTGTAGTGGAAAAACCAGGCAGAAAAGCAGCATACAATGTTTATGAAGCCCTTGATACAAAAAAGAACAGGCTCGGCTGGGTAGTAAAAGCCAAAGGCCAGGGATATGCAGACAAGATTGAACTGCTGTTCGGACTTGATGCTGCAGTAGAAAAAATAACAGGTGTTTTTGTTCTGGAACAAAAAGAAACCCCTGGACTAGGCAACAAGATTGTAACTGATGAATGGAGGGGGCAGTATATTGGAAAAAGCACTGCAAAACCTGTTGGTGTAATCAAAGGCGGCGGAGCTGGTTCTGACGACATAAACGCCATAACAGGGGCAACCATTTCTTCAAAAGCTGTTACAGACATTATCAATTCTGCAATAGCA
- a CDS encoding ferredoxin-thioredoxin reductase catalytic domain-containing protein, translating to MDAQKLYEQLKKVQEPKGYYFNDDKKRTLELLESLIKNKERYGYMVCPCRLASGDKEKDKDIICPCEYRISDVEEFGSCYCNLYVSKEWNQGSIDKEYVPERRPPEKMF from the coding sequence ATGGATGCACAAAAACTTTATGAACAATTAAAAAAAGTACAGGAACCCAAAGGATATTATTTTAATGATGACAAAAAAAGAACTCTGGAACTTCTGGAATCATTGATAAAAAATAAAGAGCGCTATGGATACATGGTATGCCCGTGCAGGCTTGCGTCAGGGGATAAGGAAAAAGACAAAGACATTATATGCCCCTGCGAGTACCGGATTTCTGATGTTGAAGAATTCGGGAGCTGTTACTGCAATCTTTATGTTTCAAAGGAATGGAATCAGGGCAGTATTGATAAAGAATATGTTCCTGAAAGAAGACCCCCTGAGAAGATGTTTTAA
- a CDS encoding TIGR04282 family arsenosugar biosynthesis glycosyltransferase, with protein sequence MKNQCLLVFLKLPVIGNVKTRLAEKIGNIQAVNLYKYFVSDILKMLENKTYSIIICYYPLNAEKEISQWIGTRYLLWPQKGDTLGSKMSNAFQQAFIKGFDQVLLMGTDSPDLPEAVIKNGFSALNNYDAVIGPTIDGGYYIIGFNTRGFCPHVFENISWSTEKVFQETLNIFKKNKINLHVLPEWRDIDIFEDLIEFVKSNIETSSKPTQTFTYLLSLQVMTGYLSKESAMDFKETIEQRRAVNFFDPEKNVSDELLRQVVEMASKTPSSYNLQPWSLMIIRDLEQKNKLQKLAWNQTKVSEAPVVFILLADRDAWKQGHPFLERNFQEMVKAGSMSEDMKEQFINSTKGLYGSSEDRQQAFACKNAGFFAMSLMLAAKSLGLDTHPMDGFDIDGVRQVFNIPENYWIPLLLPIGYFKADQTLAAPKWRKTFDEIVVKF encoded by the coding sequence ATGAAAAATCAATGTTTACTTGTTTTTTTAAAATTACCAGTTATAGGAAATGTTAAAACAAGACTGGCAGAAAAAATTGGAAATATCCAGGCTGTTAATTTATATAAGTATTTTGTATCAGATATTTTAAAAATGCTTGAAAACAAAACATACAGTATTATTATCTGCTATTATCCTTTAAATGCAGAAAAGGAAATTTCACAATGGATCGGCACCAGGTACTTGTTATGGCCTCAAAAAGGAGATACTCTTGGCAGTAAAATGTCAAATGCCTTTCAACAGGCTTTTATAAAAGGCTTTGACCAGGTACTTTTAATGGGTACTGACAGTCCCGATCTTCCTGAAGCCGTTATTAAAAATGGTTTTAGTGCTTTAAATAATTATGATGCAGTAATAGGCCCTACTATAGACGGAGGGTATTATATTATCGGGTTTAATACCCGGGGGTTTTGTCCGCATGTTTTTGAAAATATTTCATGGAGTACGGAAAAGGTTTTCCAGGAAACATTGAATATATTTAAAAAAAATAAAATAAATTTACATGTTTTACCTGAATGGAGAGATATTGACATATTTGAAGATTTAATAGAATTTGTTAAATCAAATATTGAAACCAGCTCAAAACCAACTCAAACATTTACTTATCTGTTATCGCTCCAAGTGATGACAGGATATTTATCAAAGGAGTCTGCTATGGATTTTAAGGAAACAATAGAACAAAGAAGGGCTGTCAATTTTTTTGATCCTGAAAAAAATGTATCTGATGAATTGCTCAGACAGGTTGTGGAAATGGCATCAAAAACCCCTTCAAGTTATAATCTCCAGCCCTGGAGTCTGATGATTATCAGGGATTTGGAACAGAAAAACAAGCTGCAAAAACTTGCGTGGAATCAGACAAAGGTAAGTGAAGCACCTGTTGTTTTTATATTACTGGCAGACCGTGATGCCTGGAAACAGGGGCATCCTTTTCTGGAAAGAAATTTTCAGGAAATGGTAAAGGCTGGTTCAATGTCTGAGGATATGAAAGAACAATTTATTAATTCAACAAAGGGGTTGTACGGTTCAAGTGAAGATCGCCAGCAGGCATTTGCATGTAAAAATGCAGGTTTTTTTGCCATGTCTTTGATGCTGGCAGCTAAAAGCCTGGGCCTGGATACACATCCAATGGATGGTTTTGATATTGACGGGGTAAGGCAGGTTTTTAATATACCTGAAAATTACTGGATACCGCTTTTATTGCCCATTGGTTATTTTAAAGCAGATCAAACCCTTGCTGCTCCCAAATGGAGAAAAACCTTTGATGAAATTGTAGTAAAATTTTAA